The genomic segment AAGCCCCAAGAGCAACCTCCTTTTCCTGACTTTTCTGGTCAATACTATCAAAGCAGTGAACGATAACGAAAGATTGCTCCGTGCCAGTATTGCCTCAACCGGAAATGCACACCGGCTGGGAGGGCATGAGGCTCCGCCCGCTATCATCTCCGTTTTTATAGGTTCTTACCTGACAAATGTTTTGAATGAAATTGAAAACAAAGTTTCAGGTAAAAAAATGACACCGGATGAAAAAACAGAGCTTAAACTGGGTATCGGAAAAATACCCGGAATTTTACTCGATAACACCGACCGCAACCGCACCTCACCTTTCGCATTCACCGGCAACAGGTTCGAATTCAGGGCTGTCGGAAGTTCTGCCAATATAGCCGGACCCATGATTGTCCTCAACCTTGCACTTGCTCATCAGCTCCGACAGTTTCTGACTGATTTAAAAGCCCTTACCAAAAAGAAGATAAAGAAAGATGAAGCAGTTTTTCAAGTCTTAAGAAAATATATCACTGAATCAAAAAACATTCTTTTCGAAGGAGACGGCTATAGTCAGGAATGGGCAGAAGAAGCCAAAAGAAGAGGACTGAGCAATATTACCGATATTCCAGAAGCTTTGAAAGAATTTGTCAGCGAAAAGACCAAACATCTTTTCATCAGCAATCAGGTTTTAAATGAAAGAGAGTTACAGGCCCGTTATGAAATTCGTCTTGAAAGATTTATTAAAAAAATCCAGATTGAGGCCAGAGTTCTGGGCGATCTTGCCAATAATCATATTTTACCTACCGCCATTGCTTATCAGAATGTTTTACTGGACAACATTGCCAAATTAAAGGCTACCTTTTCTGAAAATGAGTTTAACGAACTGGCATCCGTTCAGCTTGAACTGGTTAAGGAAATCAGTGAACACATTCATGAAGCCAAAAATCTGGTAAAGCAAATGATAGAAGAAAGAAAATCAGCCAATAACATTGAGAACTTAGTTGAAAAGGCAGATGCTTATTCCCGGAAAGTGAGGCCTTTCTTCGACCAAATCAGACATCACATCGATCGACTTGAATTAATTGTAGGGGATGAATACTGGACATTACCCAAGTACAGGGAACTTTTGTTTATAAGATAAAAAAAGTAGTTTAAAGTATGAATAGATTTTCGGTTAATATTCTTTAAAAAATATTAAATTTGTACTTTGGTTAAACTGTAAAAAAAAGCTATGAAAAATCTATTCATCTTAATTTGCCTGATAACAGGTACAATTTTGTTTTTGGCAAATTGCCAGCGTGAGACTTCAGACAACGTCAATCAGGACAAAATCTGGACGGAATACACGCTTTATTATGATGCCAATCAGGATATAACCTATGCACGGGCTGTATTTAAGTTCTCAAACGCTGCCGGCACATTGCTCGAATTAAAATCACCGGCTGAAGTGCGTTTTGAAGGAGAGATCATGACTTACAAGCCTGCATTATCCTATTATGAAAAACAAATGACCGGATTTGTTGACACCGGAACCTTTCAATATGTTGATCTGGATCATGATACTTTTGTCAATATGGTCAACATTATTTCTGCAATTTCATTTCCCTGGGAATTAGATACGCTTCCTGTTACGGCAGCCTATGAAATGTTCTGGATCGGTGATACCCTTCGTAAAAACGAGTCTGTTACTGTATTTATTAAAGGCACCAAGCAAAACGATCTGCAAACTTTTGTAACCAACGCAGTTAATGCCGTCAGCATCATTTTTCCGCTCAATCAGCTTCAGAAACTCGGAACAGGAAACGGGAATATGACCATGCACAGGGAATATAAAGTCGCTGTCCAGCAAGGAACCAGTGCCGGAGGCAACAGAGTCGGGCATTACAAGGCAATGGATAAAAAGGTGATTATCGGGAAATAGGCATCTGAATCTAAAACTGAAGCACCTCACAGATAAAGGTAAATCAAGGTTAATTCTTAGGTAATAATTATTATTTTATAATAGTAATTACTAAGCAAATTAAATCAATGAAAATCAATTACTCTATTTTCCGGCTCTATTCCTGTTAAATCTCTGATAACCACTGCTGCACAAAAGCACCCGAAAATGACAGGCATATAGGAAATAGTTCCAATGTTTGTTTTTTTGTTCAGCGCTTCGTCAGTATAGATCATTGAATTTTTATCTGTTTTTTCAGTTGAGAAAACAGCTTTAAATCCTGATGAAATCCCATGTCTTCTCAGCCTTTTCCGTAATTGATAAGCCAGATGACAGGTATGGGTTTCTGAAATATCAGCTACCCTGACCAGTTCAGGGTTTGTCTTTCCCCCGCTTCCCATAGAGCTGACAATTTTATGTCCCTGAGCCATTGCCTTTATGATTAAAAAGGTTTTCGGAGAAAAGGTATCTATTGCATCTATTACATAATCAAAGGGCAGGGAAACAAGGTCTGTTAACTTCTGGTCTTTCAGGTAATCATTGACTGTTTCGATTTCAATTGCCGGATTTATATCAAGGAGGCGTTGTTTAACAATTTTTGTTTTGGATTTACCCATGGTGGATAAAAGAGCCGGAATCTGCCTGTTCAGATTGGAGGCAACAAAGACATCGCTGTCGGCTATGGTCAGTTTTCCGATTCCTGCCCTGCAAAGCATTTCAGCAGCAGACGACCCTACTCCACCCAATCCTGCAATCAATACATGGGATTTATTAAGCAGTTCAAGTTTTTCTTTTCCAAGCAATAATTCAGTTCTGGATAGCCATGAGCTGTTTTCTGTCAT from the Sphingobacteriales bacterium genome contains:
- a CDS encoding glutamine synthetase type III, giving the protein MTTRFNALSEIRNRKPVEVNLPSVKVSDYFSVNIFDMPTMKQYLSKEAWEHVKNAIETGSKINRKMADQIATGMKAWAIDRGATHYTHWFHPLTGASAEKHDAFFEPSGDGNVMENFGGDKLVQQEPDASSFPSGGIRNTFEARGYTAWDPTSPAFVIGNTLCIPTIFVSYTGEALDYKTPLLKTLNLLDKTAVEVCQLFDKNVSKVIATLGWEQEYFLVDEALYHARPDLVLTKRTLMGHASAKDQQLADHYFGSIPERVKAFMKEVEIEAYKLGIPLKTRHNEVAPNQFECAPVFEEINLAIDHNMLFMDIMDKIARHHHFRVLFHEKPYKGINGSGKHCNWSLMTNTGKNLLSPGKSPKSNLLFLTFLVNTIKAVNDNERLLRASIASTGNAHRLGGHEAPPAIISVFIGSYLTNVLNEIENKVSGKKMTPDEKTELKLGIGKIPGILLDNTDRNRTSPFAFTGNRFEFRAVGSSANIAGPMIVLNLALAHQLRQFLTDLKALTKKKIKKDEAVFQVLRKYITESKNILFEGDGYSQEWAEEAKRRGLSNITDIPEALKEFVSEKTKHLFISNQVLNERELQARYEIRLERFIKKIQIEARVLGDLANNHILPTAIAYQNVLLDNIAKLKATFSENEFNELASVQLELVKEISEHIHEAKNLVKQMIEERKSANNIENLVEKADAYSRKVRPFFDQIRHHIDRLELIVGDEYWTLPKYRELLFIR
- a CDS encoding tRNA threonylcarbamoyladenosine dehydratase, coding for MTENSSWLSRTELLLGKEKLELLNKSHVLIAGLGGVGSSAAEMLCRAGIGKLTIADSDVFVASNLNRQIPALLSTMGKSKTKIVKQRLLDINPAIEIETVNDYLKDQKLTDLVSLPFDYVIDAIDTFSPKTFLIIKAMAQGHKIVSSMGSGGKTNPELVRVADISETHTCHLAYQLRKRLRRHGISSGFKAVFSTEKTDKNSMIYTDEALNKKTNIGTISYMPVIFGCFCAAVVIRDLTGIEPENRVIDFH